CTAATAAAGTAGATTTCTGCAGgcttaaggttttttttaagctaAAGGCAGTGAAGGCTGACAGATACTCCGGCATATCAATGTCTTTATTGAGCAGTTGGAAAGAGCAGGAAGCCGCACAAGGAAGAAGACGAGTTAAGACAGAAACACCAGTTGGTAAATAAGTTTAAATAAGGTCTGCATTCTTCCTCTTGAACCAGTCATGcagatgcatttttaaatttaattaaccattaaataaaacttcaaGTTGAGACAATAttgtaacaaataaaatgagtaATAAACTAAAAggctttttaaaatcaattcaatGGCAAATGTGGTGAAAGAAAGATTCTTTGGCAAAACTAAATGGAAAATAAGGCGGCGATCGCTGCAGCTTTAAGGCCTGTAAACAGCAGCTCTGCTTTTCTAATTCAGCAACTTGACCCAAGTAAACTCATTCACACGAGGTACGTAAAAGCAGACGTTACACACTTAGAGTAATTTACAGTCataataaatactaaataatttaacaatgaAATCTGCTAATGCCAGAGAATCACACACGCTAAATCCCTTGAGGTTAATAagcttttcttgttttgtgcaGCCAGGAGTCATACCACAGAACAAAATCCTCGACACATTCATCCGTTTGCATGAAAGAAAACTTAAATTCATCTGTAAAATGTcttaaaagaataaattaatgtCCAGGTGAAGCATCTGTGCaggattttgttctgttttcaccTATTTTTCTATCGGCAAAATGTCTCTTTGATAGACGCCTCCTAGTTTAAAGAAACACATGATTATGTAACAGTAACTCACCACAAATGTTTCTTTCCCTTCAGACAGTTATAAAGATGGAGCACACAGCGACATTTACAACATGATCCTTCGTTTTTCTGCGTGATGACGGCAGCAGACGATACAGACAGAATCTGGGCAGCATGCCGCGTTTACTTGGCCAGACAACAAAAATGAACGAGGATCCGCGTCAGCCGGTCGATAACGAACAGGAGGAAGGCCTGTACCTCGAAGCACATTTGTCTCATACGCCTAAAAACAAGTTTGAAGCAGACTTTGGCTCAACGGGGAAGGAAAAGGAGGTGCTtgacaaaatttaaataaaattttagtcCAGGCTGCGAATTAATCTAGTCGGTTAACCAAAAGTCTTCAAAGGATTCTTAAGTTTGTTTGATCGACAAAAAGATTTTCAGTTTACTGTCATGTTTGACAGAAATGAAAAGCAGCAATCTTAATAAATAAGTTAAATTAAACATATTAGCAGTAAATTTTCAGACTAAATTTGCTGACATTTAAAGCTCATACTGGCGTCAAACTACCATCCTATCAGTGTCGTTTCCTGCAGCTCTGAGTTTCCCCACCAGTGATGTGAACGTCCCGGCCAGCTGATGGCGGTGGCGTTTACGTCTGCAGCAGGCGGTGAACTCTCTGCAGCTGACCCTGGGACAGGACGAGGCGGTGAACCTGCTCCTGACCGCGAGCACACGGCACCATGACCCGACCCACCAGCACCGAGTcattctgcttctcctccttcGCCTGAAGAAGGAAAAGAGTCGAGCATTAGAAGCCGGGGCGCAGGGTGGGGCCGCCACTTCTCAGCTGGACTGGAAGTGAACTATTTAGTGAGCGGCTTGGACAAATTTAATGGATGGAACTGAATCCGAAGCTTCGGAACCTCCACTGTCCACCTAGGAGAACTGAAATTACTCTCCGTCACACTGAAGCCTGGAGCGTCGTTCTCACCTTCACAAATGAGGTCGACGGGAACGTCGCAAAATCTGTGGAGACTCTAGCTCCGGGTTGCTGATGGACGACGTGCTCCGCTACTTCATCCTGCCGGGAGAGGAAATGTGTATAAAAGTGGTTCAAACtactattttttaatttaaaaaactttttttttattagctgtAAAACATTCCACTTGTTACCTTCAGTCTGCCCAGAGTGTCACTCAGAGACTGTAACCTGGCCGTCTGTTCCAGCAGCTGAGCGCTAGGTGTCACtgtaaacaaatacatttctgGGTATTTCACACATTATTACAcatattattaaaacatttgcGATCATGACGTGGCTTATACAACAGGATAGAAGTGTAACTGAAACCTTCCAGACTAGTGAATGAATCACAGACCTGGAGATCTCCCCGTGACGTCCACCACCTTCACGTTGGCGCTCATTTGCAGCAGCGTCTCTAGCAGCTGCTCGGTCTTGCGGTAGAGTGCGCTAGAGAGCACTTCAGGACGGCCTCCGTCTCTGGACGGAAGCCTGGTCACgtggaggggaggaagagaggcgAGCTGCGCGCGCATCTTCTCAGCCTGAGAGGGAAATGTGGAAGACTTACAGCAGTTTCCACTGATTTGTAACGTCATGAATAGTAGACTAAATGATATGTCAATTTTAGGACTTGAAGGAGACAaaacttcattatttaaaattaaaccaGTTAGCACTGTTAGCCACGCAGCTAACATCAGCCTGAGCTACCTTCAGTCTGTTGTTGTCATTCTTCAGGTGTTTGATACAGAGTCTCTGAGCTTCaatctgctgagtcagcagaggAGAGTCGATGACCTGGACACCCGAAGCTGAGCCGGACATCATATTCGCTGAGGcgtggggggagagagaggggtagAAGTTCTGAACACCTGACCTCTCATCACTTCAGTTGTAAAGtttgatgaaacatttaaaacttGATGCTCAGAGGCGATAAAACGTTAAGGGGATAACGTGAGCAATAGATACTGACTTTACAACAGATGCTGCatgcaagacacacacacttgtgtgttgAGCATCGAGAGAAGACAGAATAACCTTTCAGGTTTCTGCAGGTTTCACTatgttataataaatatataataatggtATTTAGCTTGAGACTAAGTCCTGCAGGAACCCTGAATAAAACATCTggtattaaaatgcattcaaagcatgcatttaaacaaattttCTAACTAAGTTTGTTTTCATGCACGATCAACAACTGAAGGTGGAATACCTTTTGGTTCCTCTGTTGACGgtaaagagatttaaaaaatgaaaggatAAAGACAAAGAGGAGGTATTTATGTCTTTAGGAAAGAGATTAGGATCAAAACGTGTCTGGAAAGACTCAACAGCACTGAAATGAGAAAACCCTGTGTGGCGTCTTCATTGGATGAGGTGCTGTTGTCCTCCTGCTCACCTCCTGCCATTCCAGTCACGACGGAGGCGATTCCCGACTGGCCGTTTCCCCTCAGTCCATCGATGGTCATCTTGGATTGGCTGTTGATCCGTTGCTTCATTTCAGCCTTCTCTGACTCCAGCTGGTCGATGTCGGCCTGCAGGGCGTCCATCGTCTCCTCAAATTCCCTGAACGACAGACAAAAATAGCTGCGGAATTCCGTTCCGGACACGACTTCACATCTGAATTTGCACAGCGTTCtcacttctccttcttcttcagcaGAGTCTGAACCTCGTCCAGTCGGGTCTGAATCTTTTCCACGCGTTCGTCAGCGTCTTTGGACGAACTGTCCAGCTTCTTCTCCAGCAGACTGAGGCGGACGTTCGCCTCACTCAGCTCCTCCCCCTGATGATGAAAGAATACACACAACAAATATATTACCCATGATACCCCATTGTTTCCTGAAGCACTGGTTTCAGTTTGTACGAATACATCAGCTGCAGGATATTTCCTAACCTTGATCTTGAGAGACTTCTTCAGCTCTTTGATGACCGTCTCTCTGTCCTCCAGCTTCAGGCCGAGACCTTCAGCATCCGTGATTTCGGCCCGGAGTGCGGCCGCTCGCACATCCACAGGAGGGGGGTCCTGATGGATGACGACAGTATGACAGGAAAACCGTAGCAGGAAAGAAGCCACAACTGGAGGAGACCTCGGCGCTCGGGTCTTAGAGTTACCTTGTTCTGAGGCTTCTCTGAGTCATACTCTCCTTCCTGCATGGCGGTGGCCATCTTGTTCATGGTGGTGATGACGATGCTGCAGGACTGACGCAAACACTCGTAGGGGTTGGCGCCCTGGGAGCCGTAAATCTGCAAACGACAGTGTGCTTGTTAACAACCAGAACTTCTATGTATCACATCTTCACATTACagatttctttttgtctttgttgcttagacaaaactttttttttgtgtagttAAATTATTAGTCCTTATTGATTATACCTGCTCTCCCGCCTTGAACGCCACATCCTCCAGTTTGACGGCTGACAGCCCTTCCTGTTCGCCCAGCGGTGACATCATCTGAGCTCCAGCCGCTGCCACTTCCTGCAGAACCGCCACCACCCAGGTCAGGTGTTTCCTGCAGTCAGACAGGGTGTCCGACACCTGTAGGGACAAACATGGAGACATGTGAACCTTAAGGTTTGTACGCCTCATCGGCAAGGTAGACTAGTTGCCATGGTTACCTTTTGTCCAAAGTTGAGAGCTGATGGGATGCCCGGCGCGTCGGTTCCGGGCATCCTGCGGCGAATCTTCTTACAGAACTGCCGTATGTCGCTGCACGACGTCTCCAGGTCCTTCAGCAGAACGGCGAGGTCGGCCTTCTCCTGACCCGCGTGCAGGAAGGCCCGGAGGCGACCCACTTCCACCGCCATGCAGTCCAAGGCACTCTGGGTAAACTGCACGAGGACACAGGCGATGAACAAGAAGCGATTCTAGTTGTAGTTAGACCGTCACCACTAGAGGACGCTGCTGGGACTCACTCTAATGTGATCAGCCAGCTGCAGGGTGCAGTCCTCATTCTGATCTGCCAGGTGGATGCTGTACAGTTGCTGAGGAGAGGAAGGATGGAGGTTTAATTTCATCTGATTCCTCTCTTTTTGGACTCActcatctatgtgtgtgtgtgtgtgtgtgtgtgtgtgtgtgtgtgtgtgtgtgtgtgtgtgtgtacctgataGTATTTAATGGCCTTGGTCAGTGGCTCCACGTTGACTGTTTCATCCAGTTGGTCTTTGTGCAGCAGGTCGATGAGGAAGTCCAGAGAGCGCTCGTGGACTGTCATCTCAAGGTACAGAGCACCGATCTTCTTGTAGACGTCCACGCTGCACTGGGCCAGAGCTCTGACATGCAAACGAAGAAGTGTTATGAAAATCATCAGTTCTTACAGCTTTAAGATGCTTCccgaaaaacaaaaatccctcAAAATTCTGGTGGTGCATTTAACAGATTCTCCCATTTCCTGCAGTCAGGATTTTGTGATTTAAGTTGTGATGCGGGCACAACAAATCAATAATGATTTTTGAAGATTGACTTGGTCATCCATCGGTGAAACGTACTGCTCGTATTTGTGCAGCGTGGCCTGCAGCAGGCTGAGGGAGTAGACCAAACCCCCGGCGAAGCTCAGCTGCTCGCCGGCGGCCCCCTTCAGGCCGGCCCGTTCCACACAGTTCTCGTTCAGGTCGAATTTCTCCTGCGCCTGTTTGCTGATCAGCTcggcctgcagacacacacacgcacacgcacacacacacacacacacacgcatcatCCAGAAAGCCCTGCCTCCTCTGTCGAAGGAAACGTGTTTAATAAAAACGGGGGTTGACCTTGCAGACGAGCCGGGGGATGAGCAGCAGCACCAGGATGCAGTCGTGGTCGCCGCCGTGACGGAGGAAGGACTCGGGCATGAAGGAGGTCAGGAGGGAAACGTGTCGGTTTGCCTGACCCACCTCCATCTTCCTCAGCTCCATTTCAATGGCCTGGACACGAATAAGAGCAGACACAAATCCATTTACTCACCACGAAAGTAATCTTAGACTGAAACCGAATCACACCGGCTCTTCTCGTCTCTGACCTTGGCGTAGGCCTTCGTCTCTGCAAACTTAATCTTGAAATCAAACATCTCTGccggcagctgctgctgcagctctgcCGAGGCTTCCTGCTGGCTGGTCAGCTCCCGGTTCACCTCCTGCAGCGAACACGAGGGCAGAATCGTTAGACTGAGACACGCGATCGAACTCGACGCCGCTCGGCGCCGTCGGTCCGTACCTGCAGGTGAGCCGTGAGCTCGCGGTACTTCTTGATGGTCTGCTGGTAATCGGCGACAGTCTCCTGCGCCGCTTCCACGCGCTTCTCGGCCTCGCGGACTCTGGCAGCTCCGAGATCCAACATCTCCCTCAGCTCCAGCTCCGTCTCCCTGGCGTTCTCCTGGAGCTCGTCGTTCATCTCGTTTATAGCTTCCTGAAGGGCGGAGACAAACCAGTTTTTAATCTGGACGTCACGTGGGGAAGGTGTTCTGCGAAGGAGCTCATCTCACTCACCAAATCTGTGACCGTCTCTCTCAGCTCCCTCACTTTCTCCTCCAGGTCCAGGTTCCTCTCTGTCAGGGTCTCCACCATCTCCTCCGCCCCCAAAGCTGCATCCACCTGCCAAAGAAATGTCGTCTCTTTGAGTAAACAtcatcagaatcagctttaaaACTCCAATCTGAAGAGCACAAGACGATGTGACAACCCCCTGAAACGCTGACCTGTTCTTTCAGCTCGTCAACAATCTTCTCTGCTGTCGTCATCTCCTCCTGGAGTTTTTCTTTCTGGCTCCTCAGAGCGTCCAGCTCCAcgttcttcttctccatctgcttCTGCAACTTCACGTGTTCCTGCTTCTCTGACGCCGACAGGTCACGCATCCTGAGATCggatggagatggaggtcaTTCCCTTCTCCAGCAACATCTTCCCTGGTTGTCTAACAGGGTGACTGTACCTGACCAGCGCCTCCTTTAGCCTGCcgttctgctcctccagctgtttGACGTGGTAACTGGAGGCGGCGCCGTCTGAACCTGGAACaatcacagaaaacacagacgAGCTCTGACGATCCAGCAGTAAAGGTAGGCTAAAGGCAACTTCAAATATGAATTCCAATCTCAGCTTTTTAAAGATATGATGGCGGCACCTTTCTCCTCAATCTCATGCTTGAGGATTTCCAGATCCATGGTGAGCTCGTCCACTCTCTCCTTGAGAGAGTCCACCTCCAGCTGCAGGGACTCCGCCCGCTCCTCGGCCATCTCCTTATCCAGAGTGGCCATCTCGATCGCATCCGCTGTGTCGGACATTTCCTCCACGTAACGCTCCTTCGCCTCCTGAGCCTCTTTTGCCTCCTACACGGAGAAGAATGAAGACAAAATGTAGATCAGTATGATCTCGACCTCTCCATCGTCCAGTCGTCCTTCTGCTGCTTCTTACCCTCTTGGCCTCTTTGAGTTGTTTCTGCAGCTCGGCCTGCTGCTCCTGCATCTTGGTCTTCCactcctgcagctgctccagTTGGATCTTgtgcttctccagctccttcagcttGGCTTTATCCTCAGTCCGCTTCATCTTCAGCGTCTCAAGCTTCTCCTCCAGGTCCTTCACCTGTCCACGcagcgcctcctcctcctggatgcAGGGACGTGTGGAAGAGACAAGAGGAAGGAGGATAGACAAAGGTTAAAAAGCATTTACAGTTCTTTAATCATTTTGCTTTCATGATTTCACTGAGAGTAATAAAGTTGACAGATGACCGGAAAATCTGTGGATGGCAGCTCTGCAttctttttaatgtgtttggaAGCTTTCACCTCCTCTCTGCAGGGATCTACTGTACCTGTCAGCatcatgacacacacatgcaggtagAAGACTCACAATGTCTGATTATACTGTGTATGTAAGGCTAAAACATTGACTTTAAGAATTTCACATTATAATAACATTAGTTTAAATCATGTTGacaaaaaatgaacataaaaaataatttttatctgtaatatttgaaaaataaaaaattaggtGAACTCACTGTGTTAATTTTGTCTATAAAAGTTGAATAAATGTGTAAGCGACACATTTAAGtttcttttaatcaaatttattcagtataaattatttaattgtaaattataaaaagaattttattacatttcaccCTTCTAAAGTGAATTTTGATGAAAATTgtagttaaatatttttacaaagtatgaaaatatttaaagtcaATGTTTGATATCTGACTTCCTGTAGCAGAAAAGCTGCCTGTTAGCAGACGCTTCACACAGCAATTAAAAAATAGAAGTCACACTTCAGAGTGAAAACAACACCTCAGGTGCAAAAACATCACTTCAAGCCACATCACTGCACCTGTGTTTCCACGGTTACGTCCTCCTGAAGGGTTAGAAATAGGTAATAGACATTAGAAATTCCTTAAAATTAAAGTCCACACGGCTGCTGACTTttgcaaaatgtttaaatttatgCTGTTCACAGTCGGTGctgtgaggatgaagatgaagaatactttaataatcccaaagggaaattattcgGTAGAGTCAGCTACAGTGTGATGCTGAGGATGCTGATAAtactgatgatgctgatgatgctgctgaCCTTGCTGGGAACGGGGACAGGCGGGTTTCCAGGGGAGTGGAGGGTGGGGATGACAGGAGCAGCCAGAGGGGTCTGGGCCGGCGTGCTGGGATCACTGCTGCTCATCTCCCCAGCAGAGGCTGAGGCCGAACCGGACGGCGCCCCCTTCCCACCGCCGCCTGCAGGTCGGCTGGGCTGCTGGAGAAACCGTGAGGGAGAAAAGTAATGAGATAGAGCCCACAGAATAATACAGCGATCACTAGATGAGAACCAAACACTGATCATGGCTAGAAAATAAATGCTCCTATGAATGAAAGTTAACAAACTAGCATTGGTAGAGGCTACCAGTTGCGCGCTAAATTTGTTAGCTTCCAGGCTAACCCATTTTTTCTGTTAGTTTCCTTTCAACAGACAGCTGGTGAACACGTTCTCAGACAAGTAAAGATGATTTACTTTCGCAACCTTCCAAGATCTTTCATGTTAGATTAAAAACCTATTAAGAGAGCAAATGTCTAGTAAGGCAGCTTGGTTTTGATTTGGATCAGCAACACAATCTAACAAACTGTttcttgaaataaaatacaaataaaaaggtaaataaaaaagacaaaagaagtgTAGAGGAAAATATAGATGAACATGTTTATTATCTGTGCAGtaaaaaagtcaaaatgatgTAACTGtcaagtaaaaacaaaatattagtGAATTTAAAAACTGATCATTCatcaaatgataataaaattgaATGGTGTCATCACTCGCGCTGCTGAAGGAAGTAAAACAAACACGCAACTTTATTCATAGAGACAGAAATGGGAGGCCATGAAGGGTTAAAAGGCGGAGCTCACCTTAGGCCTTCTGGCCGTGGTCTGAGGAGCAGACGGGGAAAGAAAAGATGAGGAGAAGTGGGAAAGGTCAgagagcagaagaggaggagaggaaggaaacaAACATCCAGGGTTAGTGATTTAGGGTGCAGTTCATAAGAAACTGGAAATCACAgacaaaaaggacaaaatgGGTGGCTGAAGGTTATTTTTTCTAGATCTGGAACTTAAAAACATCTGGGGATGAATCCAGTGTCATGTGACACTTCTGATCTAACCTTCTGATCTTCCCGAGGGGGGGCCACATGTCATCCACCCTCGTGACCTAAACCTTCAGTAGTGACACAAACGTCGTGACTGGTACGACTGCCGGCGCCTGAATGGATGCAGTGTGTCTAAAAGGAGGCTTCATACCGGGGACGGCGACGGCTTGCCATCCTATCAAACCTGAGCTGCATCGTTTAAATTCAACACTGActtaaaatcatttatttccaGTTTATTATTATCCCAACCTGGTCTGGAGCCCGTTTCTCTTCTACCTCCTCCTGTTTCTGGTTCACGGCCATCGCTCTGGCTAGTTATCGTTCTAAATTGGATTAGGACCGAACCGCTCAGCAGAAATTAGCCCGAGCTAACAGCTGTACCCAATAGGAGCTGACAGCCTGCCTAACCCGCTGTGTCGAGCTGCAGCGGATACAAGAACAGGCTGTACTAAAATCACATCATCCTTTTTGCTACAGCTGCAAAACAAGAgggaaatcatttttattctcctccaaagacaaaaaaaattattgacctcttaaaaaagccaaagaaataaaGGATGGAGACCGAAACAAAGACGGTGCTTCACAGACAAGCACGAAGAAATGAGCTAAAGTCAATACTGTACCTAGTGGAAAAATTAACACTGCAACCAAGTTGTTCTACTTTGACTCAATAGAAAAAATATTACATCCACCAAAATGAAATGAGCTGGAACTAAAACTTTAAGCAGctcaaaacaaatgaacaacaacaacaacaacaacagcaacagtaGCATATAAAGACCATCATCTGGAGTTCTGTACCTTCCGTGGTGCAGGAGTCTGTCTCATCATATTTGCAGgagaaagagacacacacacacacacgacacaatCACAGACAAATACCAatcaaacactcacacacacacacgcacacacacacacacacacacacacacacacagaaaggtgATGAAACAGGAAAAGACGCCGATTTGCAGAGACCGATTTTAAGACAAACAGCTGAAGCCGAACAGACAGGCAGCCGCTCCGGCTGGGAGGATGCAAAGCTGCCAATGGATGTAATGTATTTTCCTTGGACCCCCGCCCTCCCCGGGTGCGTCCCTTCCTCCTGCTATCGTCCTCCTTTATGTCCTCCTCTTGTAATGCATTAGGTAGAGCCCTCAGTGGGCGCCTCCCTTTCCTCTCTGCTTTTGATTACGACTCTGCCATCTTGTGCCGCCAGCCTCCGATGTCTGCTGCTGTTCACCGCGATGCCTTACTCCCCTccccacccctaaccccccaaTCCCCCCTCCCCAAGGCTTCTTGTGATTCGTCAGTCCGTTCATGCATTACATCATGGCGCACCATCCTTAACATGCTGGCTGCAGTTCATCAACTCATCATCacctcagacagacagacagggaggtaggggtgtgtgtgtgtgtgtgtgtgtgtgtgtgtgtgtgtgtgtgtgtgtgagagagagagagagagactggggGCAGACAGAGGAGGGGATGCAAGAGAAGaggagggcggggccagagACAGAGAAGATGCAAACCTCTCTTGTCTCCTAGCAA
The Antennarius striatus isolate MH-2024 chromosome 17, ASM4005453v1, whole genome shotgun sequence genome window above contains:
- the dctn1b gene encoding dynactin subunit 1 isoform X1 encodes the protein MSQIRRSTYSRTTSSGSSRMSSDGGGRPVKVGSLVEVIGKGQRGTVAYIGNTLFASGKWVGVILDEAKGKNDGTVQGKRYFTCEENHGIFVRQSQIQLVEDGADTTSPETPEPGTGKVPKREILETSKSSKLRGVKPKKTPAPRKTTARRPKQPSRPAGGGGKGAPSGSASASAGEMSSSDPSTPAQTPLAAPVIPTLHSPGNPPVPVPSKEDVTVETQEEEALRGQVKDLEEKLETLKMKRTEDKAKLKELEKHKIQLEQLQEWKTKMQEQQAELQKQLKEAKREAKEAQEAKERYVEEMSDTADAIEMATLDKEMAEERAESLQLEVDSLKERVDELTMDLEILKHEIEEKGSDGAASSYHVKQLEEQNGRLKEALVRMRDLSASEKQEHVKLQKQMEKKNVELDALRSQKEKLQEEMTTAEKIVDELKEQVDAALGAEEMVETLTERNLDLEEKVRELRETVTDLEAINEMNDELQENARETELELREMLDLGAARVREAEKRVEAAQETVADYQQTIKKYRELTAHLQEVNRELTSQQEASAELQQQLPAEMFDFKIKFAETKAYAKAIEMELRKMEVGQANRHVSLLTSFMPESFLRHGGDHDCILVLLLIPRLVCKAELISKQAQEKFDLNENCVERAGLKGAAGEQLSFAGGLVYSLSLLQATLHKYEQALAQCSVDVYKKIGALYLEMTVHERSLDFLIDLLHKDQLDETVNVEPLTKAIKYYQQLYSIHLADQNEDCTLQLADHIRFTQSALDCMAVEVGRLRAFLHAGQEKADLAVLLKDLETSCSDIRQFCKKIRRRMPGTDAPGIPSALNFGQKVSDTLSDCRKHLTWVVAVLQEVAAAGAQMMSPLGEQEGLSAVKLEDVAFKAGEQIYGSQGANPYECLRQSCSIVITTMNKMATAMQEGEYDSEKPQNKDPPPVDVRAAALRAEITDAEGLGLKLEDRETVIKELKKSLKIKGEELSEANVRLSLLEKKLDSSSKDADERVEKIQTRLDEVQTLLKKKEKEFEETMDALQADIDQLESEKAEMKQRINSQSKMTIDGLRGNGQSGIASVVTGMAGANMMSGSASGVQVIDSPLLTQQIEAQRLCIKHLKNDNNRLKAEKMRAQLASLPPLHVTRLPSRDGGRPEVLSSALYRKTEQLLETLLQMSANVKVVDVTGRSPVTPSAQLLEQTARLQSLSDTLGRLKDEVAEHVVHQQPGARVSTDFATFPSTSFVKAKEEKQNDSVLVGRVMVPCARGQEQVHRLVLSQGQLQRVHRLLQT
- the dctn1b gene encoding dynactin subunit 1 isoform X3, producing the protein MSQIRRSTYSRTTSSGSSRMSSDGGGRPVKVGSLVEVIGKGQRGTVAYIGNTLFASGKWVGVILDEAKGKNDGTVQGKRYFTCEENHGIFVRQSQIQLVEDGADTTSPETPEPGTGKVPKREILETSKSSKLTTARRPKQPSRPAGGGGKGAPSGSASASAGEMSSSDPSTPAQTPLAAPVIPTLHSPGNPPVPVPSKEDVTVETQEEEALRGQVKDLEEKLETLKMKRTEDKAKLKELEKHKIQLEQLQEWKTKMQEQQAELQKQLKEAKREAKEAQEAKERYVEEMSDTADAIEMATLDKEMAEERAESLQLEVDSLKERVDELTMDLEILKHEIEEKGSDGAASSYHVKQLEEQNGRLKEALVRMRDLSASEKQEHVKLQKQMEKKNVELDALRSQKEKLQEEMTTAEKIVDELKEQVDAALGAEEMVETLTERNLDLEEKVRELRETVTDLEAINEMNDELQENARETELELREMLDLGAARVREAEKRVEAAQETVADYQQTIKKYRELTAHLQEVNRELTSQQEASAELQQQLPAEMFDFKIKFAETKAYAKAIEMELRKMEVGQANRHVSLLTSFMPESFLRHGGDHDCILVLLLIPRLVCKAELISKQAQEKFDLNENCVERAGLKGAAGEQLSFAGGLVYSLSLLQATLHKYEQALAQCSVDVYKKIGALYLEMTVHERSLDFLIDLLHKDQLDETVNVEPLTKAIKYYQQLYSIHLADQNEDCTLQLADHIRFTQSALDCMAVEVGRLRAFLHAGQEKADLAVLLKDLETSCSDIRQFCKKIRRRMPGTDAPGIPSALNFGQKVSDTLSDCRKHLTWVVAVLQEVAAAGAQMMSPLGEQEGLSAVKLEDVAFKAGEQIYGSQGANPYECLRQSCSIVITTMNKMATAMQEGEYDSEKPQNKDPPPVDVRAAALRAEITDAEGLGLKLEDRETVIKELKKSLKIKGEELSEANVRLSLLEKKLDSSSKDADERVEKIQTRLDEVQTLLKKKEKEFEETMDALQADIDQLESEKAEMKQRINSQSKMTIDGLRGNGQSGIASVVTGMAGANMMSGSASGVQVIDSPLLTQQIEAQRLCIKHLKNDNNRLKAEKMRAQLASLPPLHVTRLPSRDGGRPEVLSSALYRKTEQLLETLLQMSANVKVVDVTGRSPVTPSAQLLEQTARLQSLSDTLGRLKDEVAEHVVHQQPGARVSTDFATFPSTSFVKAKEEKQNDSVLVGRVMVPCARGQEQVHRLVLSQGQLQRVHRLLQT
- the dctn1b gene encoding dynactin subunit 1 isoform X5, giving the protein MSQIRRSTYSRTTSSGSSRMSSDGGGRPVKVGSLVEVIGKGQRGTVAYIGNTLFASGKWVGVILDEAKGKNDGTVQGKRYFTCEENHGIFVRQSQIQLVEDGADTTSPETPEPGTGKVPKREILETSKSSKLQPSRPAGGGGKGAPSGSASASAGEMSSSDPSTPAQTPLAAPVIPTLHSPGNPPVPVPSKEDVTVETQEEEALRGQVKDLEEKLETLKMKRTEDKAKLKELEKHKIQLEQLQEWKTKMQEQQAELQKQLKEAKREAKEAQEAKERYVEEMSDTADAIEMATLDKEMAEERAESLQLEVDSLKERVDELTMDLEILKHEIEEKGSDGAASSYHVKQLEEQNGRLKEALVRMRDLSASEKQEHVKLQKQMEKKNVELDALRSQKEKLQEEMTTAEKIVDELKEQVDAALGAEEMVETLTERNLDLEEKVRELRETVTDLEAINEMNDELQENARETELELREMLDLGAARVREAEKRVEAAQETVADYQQTIKKYRELTAHLQEVNRELTSQQEASAELQQQLPAEMFDFKIKFAETKAYAKAIEMELRKMEVGQANRHVSLLTSFMPESFLRHGGDHDCILVLLLIPRLVCKAELISKQAQEKFDLNENCVERAGLKGAAGEQLSFAGGLVYSLSLLQATLHKYEQALAQCSVDVYKKIGALYLEMTVHERSLDFLIDLLHKDQLDETVNVEPLTKAIKYYQQLYSIHLADQNEDCTLQLADHIRFTQSALDCMAVEVGRLRAFLHAGQEKADLAVLLKDLETSCSDIRQFCKKIRRRMPGTDAPGIPSALNFGQKVSDTLSDCRKHLTWVVAVLQEVAAAGAQMMSPLGEQEGLSAVKLEDVAFKAGEQIYGSQGANPYECLRQSCSIVITTMNKMATAMQEGEYDSEKPQNKDPPPVDVRAAALRAEITDAEGLGLKLEDRETVIKELKKSLKIKGEELSEANVRLSLLEKKLDSSSKDADERVEKIQTRLDEVQTLLKKKEKEFEETMDALQADIDQLESEKAEMKQRINSQSKMTIDGLRGNGQSGIASVVTGMAGANMMSGSASGVQVIDSPLLTQQIEAQRLCIKHLKNDNNRLKAEKMRAQLASLPPLHVTRLPSRDGGRPEVLSSALYRKTEQLLETLLQMSANVKVVDVTGRSPVTPSAQLLEQTARLQSLSDTLGRLKDEVAEHVVHQQPGARVSTDFATFPSTSFVKAKEEKQNDSVLVGRVMVPCARGQEQVHRLVLSQGQLQRVHRLLQT